One window of Luteolibacter arcticus genomic DNA carries:
- a CDS encoding RNA polymerase sigma factor, whose protein sequence is MTRREKDQQIDAAVRAHHSGLRYFIRSLGVNEGWVDDLAQETFVIAHRKWEELDHPDNAPGWFRTIARNLVMNELTKTGRRQRLLDEKITGLLLAAEPTAPAPGVLQDAEIRHEALRACLAGLPDNVRKVIHARYYDDRNSSDIGDELSMNPASVRKLLFHARKALADCLVAKQINA, encoded by the coding sequence ATGACCCGCCGGGAAAAAGACCAGCAGATCGACGCCGCGGTGCGCGCCCACCACTCCGGCCTGCGCTATTTCATCCGCTCGCTCGGCGTGAATGAGGGATGGGTGGACGATCTGGCGCAGGAGACCTTCGTCATCGCCCACCGGAAGTGGGAGGAGCTGGATCACCCCGACAATGCGCCGGGCTGGTTCCGCACGATCGCGCGGAATCTGGTGATGAATGAGCTGACCAAGACCGGCCGCCGCCAGCGCCTGCTGGATGAAAAGATCACCGGCCTGCTGCTCGCCGCCGAGCCCACCGCCCCGGCCCCCGGCGTGCTGCAGGATGCCGAAATCCGCCACGAGGCGTTGCGCGCGTGCCTGGCCGGCCTCCCGGACAATGTCCGCAAGGTGATCCATGCCCGCTACTACGATGACCGGAATTCCAGCGACATCGGCGACGAGCTTTCCATGAATCCCGCCTCGGTCCGCAAGCTCCTCTTCCACGCCCGCAAGGCGCTGGCCGATTGCCTCGTCGCAAAACAAATCAACGCCTGA